The nucleotide window CGCCGACCGACCGGTCGAACGGGTCGTCGACGCCGCGGGCGGCACCGGTCGGGCCGCCCGGGCGCTGACGGAGACGGGCGGCCCCAGCGGCGGCGTGACGCCGTCGGTGACGGTCGTGGATGTCTCCCCGGAGATGTTGTCGCGGGCGGCCGCAGGCGGGTTCGACGCCGTCCGGGGTGACCTCCGGGCGCCGCCGTTGCGACCCGAGAGCGTCGACGCGGTGGTCGTGACGGACGCGCTCCACCACGTTCCGGACGCGGAGGCGGCGCTCGTGGCGCTGACGGAGACGGTCGCCCCCGGCGGGGTCGTTGTCGTCCGAGAGTTCGACCCCGAGACCGTCCGCGGCCGAGGGCTGGCGCTGGCCGAGCGGGCCGTCGGGATGGACTCGACGTTCCTGACGCCGGCGACGGTAGAACGGACGCTCCGGCGAGCGGGACTGCGCGCGTACGAGATCCAACCCGGATTCGGCTACACTGTCGTCGGCGTGGTGCCCCGAGGCGACGAACGCTCCCCGTCCGCGGCGACCG belongs to Halobaculum sp. MBLA0143 and includes:
- a CDS encoding class I SAM-dependent methyltransferase — its product is MPPARPTDLRAGLRFADRPVERVVDAAGGTGRAARALTETGGPSGGVTPSVTVVDVSPEMLSRAAAGGFDAVRGDLRAPPLRPESVDAVVVTDALHHVPDAEAALVALTETVAPGGVVVVREFDPETVRGRGLALAERAVGMDSTFLTPATVERTLRRAGLRAYEIQPGFGYTVVGVVPRGDERSPSAATVAENPDD